The stretch of DNA caagattaaatctgctccagattttgcatgtgcattcatcatatgtcggaccagaagcctattgattttggatgaattatgtcgtataattacatagttattaattaattagtgatgggacacaaggtgtcactatggagtaagagcgctgttttggggatcccctaactttcgatcgataagtcttcggtctctaaccgatattctcgtttgattATTATTAGTTATTATTATCGTTAAGGAGTTATTACATATTTTTACTCATAACAAGGCTCTGGACATGCAACAACAGATACATGAGGAGATAAACATCATCATAGAAATAGGGTAAGGTGATGGTGGGTGAATTCAAGATCTTTAACCAGCAATGCTCCCTTAGTGAAGTGCTTTAGCGCTCTAACCTCTAACACATCTTGCCAAATACAATTATATACCAGAATATtaagaattatattttcatgtcaGAAATTGAAATATCCCTAATCATGTATAGTTTTAATCTGGCACTTGAGCATTTTTTCAGTCTAATCATGGTACAAATTTTCTTCTATCCAGCCATGGAGTAAGAAATTCGCTTCTGATGGCTCCAATGCCGACAGCATCTACTGCACAAATCTTGGGAAATAATGAGGCAATAGAACCATATACAAGCAATATATACACAAGGAGAGTACTTTCAGGAGAATTTCAGGCAAGTCAAATTCTATCAGTAGGGAAATAATGGTTATCTGGTGGCTCAAAAAAGGTTATTTACCGATTGTGcatattttaatgaatattgCTTTCTTTTTAATTTAGATGTTGGTGTTATGATATGAAAttggtattaaaatttgacTTCTATGTTTTTTTTCTCCAGTTACTTTTTCACATTAaacatcaattttattttttggatttACATAATTCTATCAAGCAGGTTTTAAATATTGGCAGAAGTCTTTTTTTTGATTAAAGttttgtaacaaatatttttcaatcaaagacatataaaattattattgtgTAATTGATTTCAATTTGTGATTTGCCAGACAAAATGGATAAAATGAAATTGTGTTATGCATAGTTTAATGGAAATATGGGAAGTGTATTGTTGACTGTTTGAATCTTTTTTCAACTAATGTGGGGGGATTGGGGCCAAAATTTAGTTTAGCGAGTTAAATGCCAAGATATGGAACAGGAGGGAATTACTCAGTAGAATTATACTGACATTGCTTCAGACCACTgtgaaaataattaacaataAGGTATTTTTcgatattatttattatttgtattgcAGATTGTAAATCAACATCTCCTGGTTGACTTAGCTGAAATGGGAATTTGGAATGAAGATGTGAAACTGCAATTGATTGCAAGCAATGGATCAGTACAGGTATTTCAGAGATTTCAATTCTTACTCATTATGGATTTCTCCTTTTTCTGTAATCCTTCTATTATCCATTCAGAATATTCCTCAAATTCCTGATGATCTTAAACGTCTATATCGAACTGTCTGGGAAATATctcaaaaaaatataatcaagATGGCTGCTGATAGAGCCCCATATATCGACCAAAGTCAAAGCTTGAACATTCACATTGCTGAACCTAATTATGGAAAACTAACAAGCATGCACTTCTACGGGTGGAAATCGGTAGGTTGGGAATATAGTAGCTAGGATGCTCTTGTGTCTAAGAGTAGTAGAGGTGGATATTTAGTCCCAATCACCATAGCCTCTTACATGGAGGGCGTATTGGACTGCCATATAAACAGCTGGTTTAATGTTTAGGCAgctataaaataaaagtatactCGTTCATCTCTGAATAGGTTGTTGTCTTGAATTATGTCTTGCAACAATATGATATTTATAGTAATATTAATACAGAAAAATTGATGGATAATATGCAAAGTATTCTCAGCTGGAATCCGGATTTCTTTGTGGTGACAGATTTTTTCACATAAAACAGTTGTTTCAACTTTTCTACTCCAATAGagcaaaaattttgatatattttgccGAGATGGTGCCTTTTTCTTAAAATCTTTTGTGAGTTTGtcatatattcaatttttttattttctaaagtTAATCTTTATTTCCAGGGTTTGAAGACTGGTATGTATTATTTGAGAACTAAACCAGCTGCCCAAGCCATTCAATTCACTGTTGatcagaagaaattgaaagaagcaAAAGAAAGTGGTGCCAAATCTGAACAAGAAGAGGTATAACTCCCGTGAAATATGTGCAATATATAATGGGTTGCAATTATACAGTATATAAAGTATTAGGGgcacaaatttgaaaatgaaatcgtTCTgatttttgagtattttttggGGTTTCAAGATGGTCAGGTCAAAGTATTTGACCTCATGAAGTTTGTGTCGTCATTTTCAACTGTATTCTTGAGAAGTTGTTAAAGGCTGTTATTGTCAATCTTGACCCACCCAATCACAGAAGACTATATTTAAATTGCATTACAACTCCCTTTATTTAAATAGCTTAATTTAATTTGGATGACACATGCTCGATTAGTAAATAACAAGTAAGAAGAAGGGTTTGAGTCTTGTTTGTTGACATTCTCAACCAGTGGACGGGCCAAGTACGGCCAGCATAACAATTTTATATGGCCCAACGAACTTGAGTGAAGTAGTTCAACacttatcacagtttaagcgtGTGTATATTCTTAATAATTCAGTTCAGTATCTTACTTATATGTATCGGTCTCTTGTGGACGCTCCcggcccgcgaatatccttcagcttctaattttggcccacaGTCGATCAACTTGGGGAATCACTGTTCTGAGCAGTGATGTCTAATTCAGTAGACCAAGAAAGCGTCGTCAAACCATATACGTGTGAAGCTAATGGGCTCGGCTTTTTCACCCACAGCTTGTCATGTGCTACACACTGGATGCTAATTCTATGTGATTAAAACTGATGGTGTAATGAAATTAATTTCATAACTATAAACCTTGTTTTCAGAGAGAGTTAAATGAAGCAGCAATGGCTTGTTCCTTGCAAAATAAGGAGGCTTGCATGATGTGTAGTGGTTGAGTGGCACACTGTGATATTATGGTAATATAACCTTGTTTTTAGCGAGTTATTTTAATTTGGAAATAACTGTTTTAGAATATGGAATAGAAACTTTTTGATAGAAAGTTTCTGTGCATGTTAAAAATAACCATTCAAACACTTTTGGGTTCAGATTGTGAATATGAGTTCTCGGCTGGCCTAAAATTTGTGGTTACTTTCGGATGCAATGAgatcaaaattttcaacattgaGGAGCCTTCATTTTTTCCTGAAATAGAAATGGGTTATTGCATGGGAGgcgtatttttgtttttttgcgcTTGTGGAAATCTTTGGGTCAAACAAACTAGAATTGGAACGTTCGACTGACTTCCAATGTGTggtagtttttttttctgactGCCTAGATTTCCCTGACTTGCTTTCTGGAGTGAGGACTAATCACACCAAATTGTATGCAATATAATGCCTAGAGAAGTATGGGTATTGATTACTTGTGTGAAATTTAAAACTGAATTCATGCTAGAATATTGTTTTCTCTTTAGGTGCACTTATTGTTCTCGTCGACTTCACTGCTTTGAAAAAGGATTTTTGCTCTCAGGTCTCTTCCATAATTGCTCTGTATCATCTAATCTCACTCGGTTACTCGTGGACCGAAATTAAATCTTGTTTAAAAAACGAGATTTGTAAgttgtttattgtataatacTGCCCTTTGTTTTGTATGTtatgtttgtttttcttctttttgttttgtAACTTTGTGTTCTTGTGACTGTTATAAACCTTGCAAGGAAATATAATCAACTAAAATATCTAGTCTGTTATAGGTATGATTATATCCGGATTATTTTAGAAGGGAAAGATACTGGTCACCGACGATTATGACAAGATGATTTAAGTTACTGGAACTGAATATATCGTTTGTGTTTCGGTACGCGCTAAACAGGGCCGATTAACGCAAGTTAATTCGAGCTAATAACGATAAAAACATATACTAAGAGAAAAGACTAGGCATAAAAATACCTTGGTTTACAGTAGGGGCGCAAAAACCGGCGACCGGTCGATTGTGGTCGCGGCAGCTCTGATCACCTACGCTGGTTCGGATAgtattttgcatatttatcccgggggagaaaactgcttaatcatatggctaaCCACGGAGGAAAATGCAGAACTCTTCGCTATCGTAGGGTAGTTCACGTAAACGCTGGTCGGTTTCGGCCTCCATCACCACCTGGGCGAGAGGTCGTGAGTCATAAGATTAAGCCGTCAAAAATCTAACTATTAGGTACGACTTATATACTTTGATATTAGTATGGAATTCCTGTTTGATTTTGTTAAAAAGGTAGTTTCTTCGAATCAAAGGAGATGACAATTCGCTGGACAGGTTGAATACTCAACGCTAAAATTATAGCAGGTAAAACTTTCGTTCTTTTCGGAAGCACTTATCGACGCGAagaatcattttcaaaaattaactaCTTGAAAAAAGTACAAACCTCGATTGTTGAGCGCTAACATGGAATTGGAACTAAGAATAATGGTATCCAGCACGTTGAAAACGATATGCCAACATACAAGAACATGGAGGTCCTTAATTATCCTGACTATGATCAGAACTTTATTCAGTAAACTCGTTAATAAATGCATCACTTCATTATATTGTCAGTGATATCAATTTTATAGTTACCAGACCTCGTTAACCCTTTCGTTAGTTTTGTTGTTCCTCAACAACAAATACATTTGATGTGATTGGTTGGCCCACATACCCACTAACCTATCAAACGCGCCCGCTGACTACAACATGTAACACGCGCGTTTTGGTGACCTTCATAGTTTAATATTGTCTTGGCAAGTTTAGAAACAAGTGggttaaagttttttttaatgcaGATCGGAAATTGAGCATGTGTGATTTCGTACGATAACCTAATTATTgaagataataaaaaatatggcCGTGGTTGGTAGTTATAGTTCTGGAACAATGATGGAATCGTTTGCTTTACATTGCTTTGGTAATAGAATAATTGACTCATGTCTAAATGTTGTTGAAAAACtgcttgaaatttgaaaaaaaatgttttttacttcttttttaattttgtagaaaattttCGTCATTTATTGAAAATCAGGTAATGGGTCTTGTATCTTGCATTCACCAAGACAAGTATTGAAAGCATTATATTAAATGCTGGAATTCGAATGCGCCAGTGAGAAAAACTTGCGTTACATGCAGGGACGTGTCAAACTTTTTTGCAACCCGGGGCGAGTTTCTCATTGTAATGCCCCtcatacctaacttcaaaaataataagagatataaacaaattatagattttGTTATACATGAGTATAAATCAATCAATGATCAATAAACagtgaaatatttgtattattattatttcaatcatctaactaagcaacaaactcacccaTAAATCATGCTTCCCGGGGCGGCTGCCCCTATTGCCCCTATGGCGATGATAAATCTTGCTATGCACTTGATTTTTACCATTGTGAACTTGGAATAGGGTTGggcattttaaatcaaatagtaaatttttggaATCGGTCAGACGAAAATTtggaatcgccgccatctttttcTTGTTTACTAAAGATCTAGGTCGGTCATTGCGAGGGGTTTATTGTTGAAACAGGTTTCTTATTCTGTATGAACACAAAACCAGCTGCCTGAATTATGAAGTGTATGTTTTcggtaattcaataaaaaagtcGCATTCAATTACCaatctttcaagtattcgagattggatttgaaaaatattcgattcaattctGAAACCACTAAGTATTTGAAAATGCCGTGCTCAAATTGCGAACAAATGTTTATGGAATTATTagtagcagcatatatatctatgagtgagcgacgcatgtccttatctttgcattaactttcctttcttcatagtaacgttttaaaccttattttaggttttgtctgctttcccgaagtttctgttaatatgtcattgtatttatctgggtaaatattgcctttccttttgaaagaggtttcaaaataaactatgtctatatatttattaatcccttgacttggaccggttttaaagacacttttttatcgttaaaaattgtcgcttttgccgattggttgttaccgatggaatggtttttatactcataaaatgatgggagaacttacagcgctcatcctgtccccgtagatgggggtgacttggtcccgcagtagcttgccccggttgtcaaaatgaccacgcgccgccactggaattatatatatatgataaatctGCGAGGCAACAAAAAAGACGATTCGTATATTGGCGCTTTTCCCATGAGCCTAGTCCAACACATATATATGTGCCACAGTAAAGATCAGTATCTGAAAATAATTACATGGACGATGTTCGGAGAGTATAGCAAACACTGAAggtgtttattttttgatattctgTCGTCCATGCATCGATTTTGAACTGCGTGCAAGAGCGGGTAATCATTAGAAAAATCAATTGAATCGGTGCCCATTTGAGTCTCTTATTGCAAAACCTCCACCATTATCTAGAAAAGAACTGGTACGACAATCGTTAACAATGTCCCCATCTTATCCAGACTATTCCGTCGATCTCAATCtagcgatatatatatatatttgaacatttctaTCAATAAGAAAAAATCTGTAGAAGCGGATTTTGCTCGCTGTGTTGGCAAGTATAGCAAACATTTATGATTGATTATGATTTATGAAATTTCGTTGTAAAATTGATCCATGTTAGTGTTCATTATTAGTAGTTTCATTGCAGTAATGgggattttaaaaaattcactcATCCCCTTTCTTTCGTGATGTTGTTCCCGAACAACGTCACAGAACTCGacgatgacgtcatcatttTCAGTATATATGCTATTGACATCGTAAATACTTCATtccaatacaaaaataaatttttcgttGTGAGCGAAAAAGTCATGAATGAAAGGGTTAATATAACTCAACCTCACTACTCATTATACATAAGCGCGGTAGGCATTCTATTCGGTAGTCTGGAAACTCAAGAGCCAAAGTATTACCTGAAACCATATTTTGATAATTGTAGTTCATATACCGGTATAGACATTACACAGTATTCGGATAGCAATACACTTAAATCACATATCTGTAATCAAACTTGGTTCGACAAGATATACTTCTTCGATCGCCTACGGCTACTTTGGTGACGTCACATGCCCTCCGGTAGACAGCTACAAACCAAAtctattgaaatttgtttttggcTAAGATTCCTGATCTTGAAAAGTGCGTTTGAGCGTTGTAGGCGAAGATTAATTCAACGGGCATATGTACTGTACAATACTGTCCTGTCTGTTGCATTACAGAATAAACGTCGGTTCGTGATTTTACTAACGTTAGCTTTTCCTGACATTTTTCCAAATGTAGAATAAAGttgtaaaatattcagaaaGTATAGTTTTGAGTGGggcttttttcaaatttgggaACGGTAGGATTTATGGTGGCTTAGAATCTTTCATTAAAATGCACTCACGGACTAtggacaaaatatttaaaatgaatgttACAGAAaagtatttaatttttagaATTGAAAGTGAATAATTATAAGTATAAAGGTATAAATATCGAACGTATTGGTACGAACATCGATGTCAGTAAGTTACTAATTTAACATATTTTACATACATATTCTAGGTTATATCAATTCAAGAACTACGACATGCGTCTAgcagaatattttataatattattattatgttataCAAAATATCTACAAGCTGACAAAACTGCTAAACAAATCAATAAAGTATATTCTGATGAACTGAGATATTCaaatgagcaaatatttttacacGAAAGAACAAAAAGGAGTAATCAAGGCAAAAACCAACCCACCGGTAGGTATTCGTTCCGTTTTGTTTCATTCAACTCTAGATAATTAtccaattagaaaaaaatttcaattttaaacgCAGGTCACAACACAACAGTTTCAAGAAATAAACCTGCTTCATCTAATGCGGATTGTCGTCCGTTTAAATCGTGCGAAATATGCGGGAAAAGGGAAGATTGTGTTTGGTGTGATAATGATAAATTGTAAGTAAAAATATGAGAACTTTGCAGATGATTTTCTGAAACCTCCAAAATGTTTACTGTAGTCTTTGCTGTTTATAGGTGTCGCTAACGAAATATAATGTTTAACCAATGTCACCACTTTTTAGATGTAAATATGTACCACAGGGACATTTGTTTTTCACCAGCAAGGAATGCAAATCAAAATATGGTATGTGGTCGGGAGTGAGATGGGGATTCTGTACATTTGATTACAAAACTGTAGCTATAACGATTGCAGCAGTAGGTAAGTCACCAACCTTACCTTTTAAAATCCGTCAAATCGAACACGGCTCTTCTCAAATTCTTAATATCTTTTCCCCATTTTGACAAAAGTTGAATCTAATTCTCACAAAACATTAAATAGCGTAAcaattctaaaaaatattttttcttttacttTCAGTACTCGTAGTCATTATTCTACTATGTTGCTATCTTGTCAAATTCTGCAGATGTATTTCTGATTTTTTCTATTATTTGTGTTGCTGCTGCTGTTGTTCAAGTGATGGTGAGTATATTTTATTTGGGTTCGAAAGGCACCATTAGATAAATTTATGTCGTAGGATACATGTGATAAATTATGTAAAACAAATTTCGTTTTTTCAGATATTGACTAGACTAGAACATTCTTAACAATATCATTATTCAATGGTGTAGATTTTTGTAGCCCAGATAACCAGGCACATTTCTATATTTGCGATTAACCGAGTGTTGCCAAAAAGAGCCAATTTCGAGTGTAATTTATAGAAAGTAACCAAACAAGGAAATTCAGCACATCATTTATTCACAGATTCGTCAAGGAGAGAAGAGCGGAGGTTGAAGCGAATTGAAATGCAAATGGAAAGACAATCCAGGAGGCAAGAGTTGTTGTTAAAACTAGGTTTGAAAACGAATACTCCATATGGATCAACCCAAggatattcaatatttgaaaatacacCAATATAGCAGCCCCTTCATATTtacttttgtatatatttggtaatgaaaaatgatataacagtattatatgaaaataaattatttgaaagtcGGAAATACAGTACTACTCATTTCAATGCGTGTATGGAGTTTTTGACTACAGACTATTGAGCAATAGTGAAACACTGAAAAGCATTAGGAGTTTCACATTTTCTCATGATAGTTTTCATATCGAAGACAATTTTAGAATAGTCCATTATGATGCCTAACTACATGGAGATTTTATGGGTCGTTCGTCAATGGTATTATGGTATATTTTTACGTTGAATGAGCCAAGTGGTTATTTTACTCGTACCGACGCGGTCTAATGAAAACGTCAGATTTCCAATTCAACCATGCATATTGTGGATTAAATATTAGATAGACCCATATTTTGACGATTGAGTCTGTAAAAAGAAGGCTGTGTTTAGGGCTACATGAGCAGAGCAGtagtttatttaatatatatataatttatgtatatatacttGAAGAAATGTTCATCTTATATACTGAATGACATTGGAATAAATGAAGAGGGCATTTAATTAGGGCTAGCTTGTCATGAGCTTTCCATTGACGGAAAAGTCTCTTCCcatgaaatga from Styela clava chromosome 14, kaStyClav1.hap1.2, whole genome shotgun sequence encodes:
- the LOC120341539 gene encoding uncharacterized protein LOC120341539, yielding MRLAEYFIILLLCYTKYLQADKTAKQINKVYSDELRYSNEQIFLHERTKRSNQGKNQPTGHNTTVSRNKPASSNADCRPFKSCEICGKREDCVWCDNDKLCKYVPQGHLFFTSKECKSKYGMWSGVRWGFCTFDYKTVAITIAAVVLVVIILLCCYLVKFCRCISDFFYYLCCCCCCSSDDSSRREERRLKRIEMQMERQSRRQELLLKLGLKTNTPYGSTQGYSIFENTPI